The Mycolicibacterium duvalii DNA window CTGCTGCACGGCGACCCACACCCACGCAACACCTACGCACTGCCTGACGGCCGCATGGGTGTCCTCGACTGGCAACTTGTGCGGCGTGGGTCGTGGGCACACGATGTCGGCTACGCCTTGATCGGCGCGCTGCCATCGGACCTTCGGCGCAGCCATGAGCGGGAACTGCTCGACAACTACCGCGGCCGGCTACGCGACGCGGGCGTAGCGGTGCCTGACCGCGAGCAGATGTGGACCGCCTATCGGCGCAGCCCGGCATGGGGCTTCTGCATGTGGGCGATCACACCCGACCAGATGTACTCCGTCGAGATCGTCACGGCGGTGCTAGGTCGGTTCGCCGAGGCCTACTCGGACCTCGGAACCGGCGCGCTACTGCGCTGAGGCCTTTGCGGCTGTCGCGCAGCTCAAGTCAGGACCGTGTGTTTCTTACTTGCCGCTGTCGCTGACGAGGAACTGAACCGCTCCGACACGTCGTCGGTTTCATTGATATGGACGGGCGGCGCGTTCATCATCGAGGTGTTGACCCCGGTCATTAAGCGAAGGTTGTTGACGGCCAAGCGCTGCGCCTAGGGCCGTACCGGACCCGTGACCCAATCTTCACCCTACGGCTGGAAGGAGATCCTGGATCTCGCGAATTACCAGGCGTTGCCGAATTTCTCGCGGTAGGTCACCTCGAGGGCGGGTCGGCGCCGGGGCGGTGAGAGCTTCTTCAACGACTGGCCGACATACACCGCCGCCATGGGCAGCAGGGTGTCCGGTAGCGCCAGCAGCTCTCGAACGCGCTCGATGCCGAACGTGGTCAGTCCGGTGGTCAGACAGGAACCGTATCCGAGGTCAGCCGCCGCCAGCAGCAGGTTCTGCACGGCGGGATAGATCGACGACGGGGCATAGATCTCGGCGACCCGTGCAGTGTCAGCGCAGACGACGATGACGACGGGCGCCGCAGCAAATCCGCCTCGCGCGAAACCGAATTCGAGGTCGTCGATGAGCACCTGGTCGTCCAGACTCTGCTTCACGAAGTCGCCACCGCCGGCATTCCACGTCTCGGTCCACCAGTCGGCGAGCAGTTTGCGACTCTCCTCGTCGCGGACAACGACGAACGACCACGGCTGCGTGTTCTCGGCGCTCGGTGCGTGCACGGCGAGCTGCAGCATCTGCTCGATATCGGATTCATGCACCTTGCCGTTCGGATCGAATCGCCTGCAGGCGCGCTGTGACAGTACCAGTGTACGGAATTCGCTCATCTCAGTCGGCCAACCGTCGTTCGCCCCTAGGCGTCCAGCCGGTCATGGACACAGTGGACAAGTCGAGCGTCTCGCCGAGCGACAACTTGCCCGTCATCACACGGTTCAGGAATTCCGCCATCACCTCTTGCGGCTCCCTGTCGAGTTCGTAGATCACCATGTAGCGGTGGGTGGGCGGAGGAAGCTGCGCGGGCAGGTCCTCGTCGTCGGGGATCGACAGCTCGGCGAGGTCGTAGCGCTGCGCCGCTACTACGCCGGGAACGTCGAGCACCTCGGGCACGTGGACGGAGTCATACCACTTGTTGAATTGGTCGTCCTCACCCTCGATGGGATTGCTCAGGACTACGAACCGACTTCCGGTCACCTGCACGCCTTTCGACAGAGCCCCTCCGGGCTAGGCCTCCACACTATGGCAGTCGACTGTCACAGTCAACGAGCGGAGCTCGGCGTCATCGCCGACCGCTCGATGTAGCTGTAGCCGGTTTCGCCTGCCCACTGCACCTCTGCCCAACTGACCGTGTACGCCCGCACCGGATCGGCGACACCGTAGGGCAATCCGTCGGCCATGGTTATCCACATCGACGAGCGGATGACACCGTCGATCACGCGACCGCCCCCCAGTGTGAAGGAAAATGTCTCCCCGTCCCGAGCCAGCGTTGCGGGCGGTGGTGCGCTGACGATGTCGACGTGACGTAAAGTGCCGTCTTCCACCACGTAGGCGCCTTCTAGTGTGGTGTGACCGTCGCGGGCCCAGTAGCGGCACATCCCGAATGCCCGGCCGCCGGGCAATACCGCGCCGGTGATCACATGGCCGCCCCAGTCCCTGAGAGTGTCGGCGCCGCGGGGCCCACGTGAATGATCTCGCCAGCCAACACCGTTGAAGTCGATGGCCACGCCGTCGACAACTACGTGCCCCGTCACGCGGGTGAGTTGCTCGTAGTGTTCGCGCGCCCAACTCTGCTCGGCCATTCCTTCACCGGCGGTGGCGGCGTCCCACACCGGCGTCGCACACTCGACCTCGAGGTCCATGCGCACGTGACTCTTGGGGCCGTCGACGAGCAGGCCGGTGCGCATCTGCTCATAGGATGAACGGAGGCAGTATCCGTCAAAAGTGATACGCCACTTCTGGAATGGTTGCTCGCACTGGAACTCTAGATTCGCGCCCGCGGGTTGACGCTCGGCGACCGTGCGGTGATAGGCCCACATGCTGAGCACACCTTGGTCCTCGGGAAGCGCAATGAGCACCCGGTCTTCCCACATCTCCCACTTATCGGCCACGGTGCCCAAGTGCAACCACATGCCGACGTCGTTTACGGGATCGTACGGCGTGAACAGCAGGTTCTCAGTCCATGCCGGAATATCGGGGCACGCCCGCACGGTGCGCTCGCTGTCCGGTTTCAGCCCGGAGGACAGCTGCCGGATCGTGCTGCTCAATGGATGATCCTTTCTATCCGGCCGACGCGGCCAGCACGGCGATCTCGCCGGTTGAGCCGTCGACACGTACGACATCTCCGGTGCGAAGGACCTTGGTTCCGTTGCCAGTCCCGACGACACAGGTGATGCCGAGTTCACGTGCCACGATTGCGCCGTGGCTGGCGGGGCTTCCGATATCAGTGACCAGCGCTCCCGCCAGCGACACCAGCGCCGTCCACCCGGGATCGACGAATTTGCACACCAGCACTTCACCGTCCTCGAGAACGTCGTCGGAATCGGCGTCGAGTACCACCCGCACAGTCCCCTCGACCACGCCGGGTCCCGCGGGCGTGCCGCGTACGGTGGCGTCGCTGCGGTCACCCACGTTGTCTGACCCGGTCGGCCCAACCGGCTCCGGCATACCGATGAAGGTCACCGGAACCTCGAAGTCCCGATACGCTTCGCGCCGTTCCCTTCGGTAGGCAACGAGTTCGCGTACGTTGCGCGGTAGCGGGCCGAGCAACTCCTCTGTGGTGAGGTAGAAGGTGTCGTCGGGAGAATCGAGCTTGCCTGCCGCAACCAGGTCCCGGCCGAGTGCGCCTGCGGCCGCTCTGGTTCCGTCCACCGCGGTGAGGAAGCCAGCCTTGGTCAGTTCCACCGACCGCACCTGAAATCCGGTGAAGTGCATCAGCCGGCGTAACAGAGGCCTACGCCACGCAGGCAAGCCGGCCAGCAGTTCTGCCTCCGCCCGCTCTCGGGCGACCACAGCACGCTGCGCCCGCACCCGAGGTCGTTCGGATTCGGGTCGGCCCGCATGAACCGCGGCGATCCGGACCACCGCCTCGGGATCTTCCCGCCACGAATGCCCTATCACGTTGCCTTCATTGGGACCGTGGAAGCCATGCCGCTCGAGAAAGTCCGCGACCGATAGCTGTCCCTGCCCCAATGACCACACATCGTCGGCGAGCCGGGTCTCGATGACCCCGCCGTA harbors:
- a CDS encoding nitroreductase family protein, whose amino-acid sequence is MHESDIEQMLQLAVHAPSAENTQPWSFVVVRDEESRKLLADWWTETWNAGGGDFVKQSLDDQVLIDDLEFGFARGGFAAAPVVIVVCADTARVAEIYAPSSIYPAVQNLLLAAADLGYGSCLTTGLTTFGIERVRELLALPDTLLPMAAVYVGQSLKKLSPPRRRPALEVTYREKFGNAW
- a CDS encoding DUF7065 domain-containing protein; translation: MSSTIRQLSSGLKPDSERTVRACPDIPAWTENLLFTPYDPVNDVGMWLHLGTVADKWEMWEDRVLIALPEDQGVLSMWAYHRTVAERQPAGANLEFQCEQPFQKWRITFDGYCLRSSYEQMRTGLLVDGPKSHVRMDLEVECATPVWDAATAGEGMAEQSWAREHYEQLTRVTGHVVVDGVAIDFNGVGWRDHSRGPRGADTLRDWGGHVITGAVLPGGRAFGMCRYWARDGHTTLEGAYVVEDGTLRHVDIVSAPPPATLARDGETFSFTLGGGRVIDGVIRSSMWITMADGLPYGVADPVRAYTVSWAEVQWAGETGYSYIERSAMTPSSAR
- a CDS encoding DUF4286 family protein; its protein translation is MTGSRFVVLSNPIEGEDDQFNKWYDSVHVPEVLDVPGVVAAQRYDLAELSIPDDEDLPAQLPPPTHRYMVIYELDREPQEVMAEFLNRVMTGKLSLGETLDLSTVSMTGWTPRGERRLAD
- a CDS encoding PEP-utilizing enzyme, coding for MPDDSDSAGLTDPIRGRSEPERMWTLTNVGEATPDILSPLCWSLWGGGVELASRAGIYDFGVLPRSELAVPDDPNQWATACFYGRQAMNVDRARELAGLLPGTTGDDFERDLLGSVRADAAPTKSDPTRIPFVLVKAPLAATRQRWAPQRAYDDQMQWWRAEVLPGTPVDARALLTDSVARFTAVMRVHVRTRMILNMLRSQVESISVRLGRSDLVPTLLAGYGGVIETRLADDVWSLGQGQLSVADFLERHGFHGPNEGNVIGHSWREDPEAVVRIAAVHAGRPESERPRVRAQRAVVARERAEAELLAGLPAWRRPLLRRLMHFTGFQVRSVELTKAGFLTAVDGTRAAAGALGRDLVAAGKLDSPDDTFYLTTEELLGPLPRNVRELVAYRRERREAYRDFEVPVTFIGMPEPVGPTGSDNVGDRSDATVRGTPAGPGVVEGTVRVVLDADSDDVLEDGEVLVCKFVDPGWTALVSLAGALVTDIGSPASHGAIVARELGITCVVGTGNGTKVLRTGDVVRVDGSTGEIAVLAASAG